ATTTGGAACTTGAAATCTTAAAAATGGGCAAATAATTGCACTGGGTTTGGCCGAAATTCATCAGCTGGAGTTCCTCTGTATAATTACACAAGATGATTAAGCATCAACGCTATACACTTATACTAGTGTACCTGATAGGAATTTTTGCTTCCCATATAGTATTAAAGTTTACATTCAGAATTTCCTTGGCTTGTGATTCGTTCAGGCACTCAGATGAATAGGTAGGCCAGCCTATCTATTAAAATTTCAATCCAACCAATCATCTGGCAATCTGGCATCCTTTCTTTCAACAAAAcccaaacaaagaaaacaaataatAGCAGTTATTCAAGAAGAACATCACCTCAGAGCAGTTACAAGGTCAGAAGATGATAGTCTGTCAGGTACTTTTGAGGTTTGGGGGAACAAAATAACTGGGATGTTATTCTTTCTTGCATATTCAGCACCTCCACAATCTACTCATTAGATTAACAATTATAAAAcagtcaaaaaaaattaaaaatatctcCATAATTCAATCTCTCAGTGTTTATAATGTCAGACGAATTTCTAAGGGtaatcattaacaaaattctaaaaaacaAACATAACTGAGTTGCAAAAGTGCAATGTACAAATAAGCTAAAGTTAGAAGAAATATTGAACATGAAGGAGGGAGGGAGGGAGATACCATGTTTATTGGTAACCAGAACCACAATATCTCCATACACTGATCCTTGAACAGCTGCATCATGAATTGCCCTAAAGTTCGATCCTCCGCCAGAGACAAAAACAGCTAACTTTTTTCTTTTAACCTCAACTAAGGAATCTTCTTCAAGAAGACAAACAACATCCTTTCCAACACTGTTTCTAcacaccaatttcttttgaactCTAACCCTTTGGGAGACACATTTAGAATGATAATGAGTTTTTAGATGGACAAATTTTGGGGATCTAATGAAACTTACATAGGAAgtatctttgattttttggagtACTGGTTTTGCTGATATTGTAGGAAACTGAGAGGTCAAACTTTGGGTCTGCATTGATACAATAATGAACTTACGGGTGGTAACTTTATGAATTGCCTAACCATATAAGCCAACAATCGCTGTCGTGAAACCTTAGCATCCAATCACATACTATGTCATCATCTTCAAGCCTAAAGAtggaccaaaaaaaaaagattagacTTCAAGGCTTATCCACATGAACTTCGACCATTAATCAGTGTAAACGAAAAGATaacaaatgagaaaaaaaaaagagctcAACAGCCTGCTTGGTTTAAATTTTGTGCAGAATTCTCTGGCATTTTTGCTACTACGATAACGGTGAAAGAAAATAAGCAGTAGATGAGAATAAGCTGAAGAAAGTACATAACAATCTTGTCGGAGTTGGAAGACTACAATAGCAGTAATGAGATGGAGAAGAAAATAAGCAGTAGATCTGAATATTATGTTAATGGTAATGATGCCACCAAATTGTGCTTATTCTGTTCTAATAATAACATCAAAACTAGCACGGCTACTAGTACCACTAGGGGTTCATTCCATATCAGAAAATCTTCCCAGGCGCA
This portion of the Papaver somniferum cultivar HN1 chromosome 11, ASM357369v1, whole genome shotgun sequence genome encodes:
- the LOC113320482 gene encoding phosphoribosylglycinamide formyltransferase, chloroplastic-like, producing MQTQSLTSQFPTISAKPVLQKIKDTSYVSFIRSPKFVHLKTHYHSKCVSQRVRVQKKLVCRNSVGKDVVCLLEEDSLVEVKRKKLAVFVSGGGSNFRAIHDAAVQGSVYGDIVVLVTNKHDCGGAEYARKNNIPVILFPQTSKVPDRLSSSDLVTALRGLEVDFVLLAGYLKLIPVELIRAYDRSILNIHPSLLPAFGGKGYYGMKVHKAVIASGARYSGPTVHYVDEHFDTGRILAQRVVPVLANDTAEELAARVLCEEHQLYVEVTKALCEDRIIWREDGVPLIQNRENPKEYS